In Bos taurus isolate L1 Dominette 01449 registration number 42190680 breed Hereford chromosome 11, ARS-UCD2.0, whole genome shotgun sequence, one DNA window encodes the following:
- the LOC100847716 gene encoding histone H4-like, whose protein sequence is MSGRGKGGKGLGKGGAKRHRKVLRDNIQGITKPAIRRLARRGGVKRISGLIYEETRGVLKVFLENVIWDAVTYTEHAKRKAVTAMDVVYALKRQGRTLYGFGG, encoded by the coding sequence ATGTCTGGACGCGGCAAAGGCGGCAAAGGTCTGGGGAAAGGCGGCGCTAAGCGCCACCGTAAGGTTCTGCGCGACAACATCCAGGGCATCACTAAACCTGCTATCCGCCGCCTGGCTCGTCGTGGTGGTGTGAAGCGCATCTCTGGGCTCATCTACGAAGAGACCCGCGGGGTCCTGAAAGTGTTTCTGGAGAACGTGATCTGGGACGCGGTCACCTACACCGAGCATGCCAAGCGGAAGGCGGTCACCGCTATGGACGTGGTCTACGCTCTCAAGCGCCAGGGCCGTACTCTCTACGGCTTTGGCGGTTAA